One Methanosphaera cuniculi DNA window includes the following coding sequences:
- a CDS encoding cysteine peptidase family C39 domain-containing protein → MVKYDTSRPIQISMDYTDCRGCQKDKNKLQKIKETFEKKGFKVVKTRYGPGSSADIYNYDFCNCNDRVAILLVNGADPANIREAAQIHPKKDENGKLVYDKNKNLIYNYTSGYKYSQSTLYPKNNVTIIAWWYTACDPVNPGGGCEDHIRDRTSVDGYLKNPRKYIGEYNVPCLCKHTKDIQTIVDYIEKMFTITKKKDVNGNYMPLYDVIVEYGWSEGKANTIEHELNFYGIYEEGGDNTLPSTTITDTTITTTDTTITTDTTTDPSGEVISDTVTITDTNEKTITQQIIDETYTKAYFQEIQALKTDSNGVFKHKIKLPFNGKYNVNVHYGGSKNYAPSTKSFLIDNKGVANFTPVLVEKSTTTTYSDGKTEIVKNIDSEGNKHTYTVRTIINFENGIEKSRSTEIIQNDTQTVSIISNTGIDTAQTVTTTPQGTTTTTTTPLPTNPTTPTTPTTPTTPTTPVSPSLTGRHDPFSEDISLTERGTPNVAVMGNATYNYKWYSNTATYTLLKEHYTEVMKRDSKCLQLHNYKDSKYTAFRSKEEPNTFHVIHREAWNAVEETLLRYLVWSQGGPYPDEITVNFKDLKTTINGNTVPFKAANVCNISVRDPQNDGSSCGPKSCSACTQVLHNYYSEQKFRRMIGGGSTGPDQHKVALEKLEFKCKYHNANISKMRDHIKSGKPFILHGPSHYIAVCDYDNEGNYFYVNSTVNSSYGHLTGWHSESILKDDSTRQISRNGVMIELNWTITEQEKQKFNHFYSSMGGAWNSPHTHEKIATTGYQYTDGGAQWLKTFLYPPNY, encoded by the coding sequence ATGGTTAAATATGATACAAGCAGACCAATACAAATATCAATGGATTATACTGATTGTAGAGGTTGTCAAAAAGATAAAAATAAACTTCAAAAAATTAAAGAAACATTTGAAAAAAAAGGTTTTAAAGTTGTAAAAACAAGATACGGTCCTGGTTCTTCAGCAGATATTTATAATTATGATTTTTGTAATTGTAATGATCGTGTAGCAATTCTTTTAGTAAATGGTGCTGATCCTGCAAATATTCGTGAAGCAGCCCAAATACATCCAAAAAAAGATGAAAATGGCAAATTAGTTTATGATAAAAATAAAAATTTAATTTATAATTATACTTCCGGATATAAATATTCACAATCTACATTATATCCAAAAAATAATGTTACAATAATTGCATGGTGGTATACTGCTTGTGATCCAGTAAATCCTGGTGGAGGTTGTGAAGATCATATTAGGGATAGAACAAGTGTTGATGGATACTTAAAAAATCCGCGGAAATATATAGGAGAATATAATGTACCCTGTTTGTGTAAACATACAAAAGACATTCAAACAATCGTAGATTATATTGAAAAAATGTTTACAATTACAAAGAAAAAAGATGTAAATGGAAATTATATGCCTTTATATGATGTAATTGTAGAATATGGTTGGTCAGAGGGAAAAGCTAACACAATAGAACATGAACTAAATTTTTATGGTATTTATGAAGAGGGGGGAGATAATACACTCCCATCTACTACTATTACTGATACTACTATAACTACTACTGATACAACTATTACTACTGATACTACTACAGATCCATCAGGGGAAGTAATAAGTGATACAGTAACGATAACAGATACAAATGAAAAAACAATAACACAACAGATAATAGATGAAACTTATACAAAAGCATATTTTCAAGAAATACAAGCACTAAAAACAGACTCTAACGGTGTATTTAAACACAAAATCAAGCTACCATTTAATGGGAAATATAATGTAAATGTTCATTATGGAGGTTCTAAAAATTATGCTCCCTCAACAAAAAGCTTCTTGATAGATAACAAGGGAGTAGCTAATTTTACTCCTGTACTTGTTGAAAAAAGTACTACTACAACATATTCAGATGGAAAAACTGAAATTGTAAAAAATATTGATTCAGAAGGGAATAAACATACATATACAGTTCGTACTATAATTAATTTTGAAAATGGTATTGAAAAAAGTAGAAGTACGGAGATAATACAAAATGATACACAGACAGTTTCAATAATTTCAAATACGGGTATAGATACTGCACAAACTGTTACTACTACTCCTCAGGGTACTACTACAACTACTACTACACCACTTCCAACAAATCCTACTACACCAACTACTCCCACTACTCCTACTACTCCTACTACTCCTGTTAGTCCTAGTCTTACCGGACGTCATGATCCATTCAGTGAAGATATAAGCCTTACAGAAAGAGGAACACCAAATGTAGCAGTAATGGGAAATGCAACATATAATTATAAATGGTATAGTAATACAGCTACATATACATTACTAAAAGAACATTATACGGAAGTAATGAAGCGTGATAGTAAGTGCCTACAACTTCATAATTATAAAGATAGTAAGTATACTGCTTTCAGGTCAAAAGAAGAACCTAACACATTTCACGTAATACACAGAGAAGCATGGAATGCAGTAGAAGAAACACTACTAAGATATCTAGTATGGAGTCAGGGAGGTCCATATCCTGATGAAATAACAGTAAATTTTAAGGATTTAAAAACAACAATAAATGGAAATACAGTACCATTTAAAGCAGCGAATGTATGTAATATAAGTGTTCGTGATCCTCAAAATGACGGTAGTTCATGTGGTCCTAAAAGTTGTAGTGCTTGTACACAAGTCTTGCACAATTATTATAGTGAACAAAAATTTAGAAGAATGATAGGAGGAGGAAGTACGGGTCCTGATCAGCATAAGGTAGCACTTGAAAAACTTGAATTTAAATGTAAATATCATAATGCAAATATTTCAAAAATGAGAGATCATATAAAATCAGGAAAACCTTTTATATTGCATGGACCGAGTCATTATATAGCAGTTTGTGATTATGATAATGAGGGAAATTATTTTTATGTAAATAGTACTGTAAATTCTAGTTATGGTCATCTTACTGGTTGGCATAGTGAATCAATATTAAAAGATGATAGTACTAGGCAGATTAGTAGAAATGGTGTGATGATAGAATTAAATTGGACTATTACTGAACAAGAAAAACAGAAATTTAATCATTTTTATAGTAGCATGGGAGGAGCTTGGAATTCACCACATACTCATGAAAAAATTGCAACTACAGGATATCAATATACAGATGGAGGTGCTCAATGGTTGAAAACATTTTTATATCCTCCAAATTATTAG
- a CDS encoding phage tail family protein, translating into MVIKRRYPIEVTHTYSARQQFNDPKYHWKKWGGFDSLTKEGGEIICGTGNYPRIATKSGTYNTPAPIYVNFGKLGIENGEKLEKITLCFKQKKICTSEDKSPQNFPIFGAPTVRSYNEEIENNKVKAEVLTGVAPSSEYVETKLVYTKMTVHDVNVHDFGFIIRYPANTSSNEGRLAISDVYLEIETNGVDATFSAQLPNKEICEGETFEVTLNVTQNDSNPYTPVFDLNFGEGIEFMKIVRGTGTVKDVSTDPKKHQWQWTSTLTNKKATVTLLFRATKVGTWNFSMLDSMATSKKFSLNISVSKKKINFKTTCRLLETPNIKRVKQGERAVYTIEARTSDSIISELPLEIHFPISAEFENKAELIDENEFKLKDTKTERIVTLNMHVKNQLGILIMDMTFNDSGVYPITITYGGALVDTCLVTVLPVEYDHIAFTRQKITDEDVIESLSTDLDYTAISYAKYVYKQSGKEAELPKLDDYQVRFGVYNGDENVSNDIFLENTTWCSSRETQKLDEFRVKFHYNAKYPVYFVWTIDYIESPFYENITVEFTEPELYETKSNKSYNQAPALYAKPLINHIKGKNYYAEVNLPAKKSTTVVRCHNFNEEAVFRSSKNIVCQGLQVEWDYEVNQQVEIVLEVRVNTFNAGTVKGSRSITLPAPGVGQNTRTRTEAIGGQWDLYGLSPHHFRSDTLNYLWLDVKLNNPTTTDAHVKISNIKLRLFLMDYFDYEYGFEIDGERAEDYGIFFKKMTWDWGTQNDVNYYQTSGTDMTTAYRSNITKKELTLDFNIGNCDLEESGILLEKVVKLFTNKRTLFNKPIPKRIIFDHLPEYEFWFVREDAMEVEEEYGMYNVTCKLVIPEGTARNRAISITGTTGANTGIARVTPSIEGIVNKNGIITINEVNSDQSMIIKNKDEIKEGYFYRIECSTRKVYLTPPNSNITKDITASVQWNSQWFILEDEYQFKSPDSNITSIRFKERQ; encoded by the coding sequence TGGAAAGCTTGGAATTGAAAATGGAGAAAAACTTGAAAAAATTACTCTTTGTTTTAAGCAGAAAAAGATATGTACTTCAGAAGATAAAAGCCCACAGAATTTCCCAATATTCGGTGCTCCTACGGTTCGGAGTTATAATGAAGAAATTGAAAATAATAAAGTAAAGGCAGAAGTACTTACAGGTGTTGCACCTTCATCAGAATATGTAGAAACAAAATTAGTTTATACAAAAATGACTGTACATGATGTAAATGTTCATGACTTCGGATTTATAATAAGATACCCGGCAAATACAAGTTCAAATGAGGGTAGATTAGCAATTTCAGATGTATATCTTGAAATTGAAACAAATGGAGTAGATGCTACATTTTCAGCACAACTTCCGAACAAAGAAATATGTGAGGGAGAAACATTTGAAGTAACGCTGAATGTAACTCAAAATGATTCGAATCCTTATACTCCAGTATTTGATTTGAATTTTGGTGAAGGAATCGAATTTATGAAAATTGTAAGGGGAACTGGAACGGTGAAAGATGTTTCAACAGATCCGAAAAAACATCAATGGCAATGGACTTCAACATTAACAAATAAAAAAGCAACAGTAACACTTTTATTCCGGGCAACGAAGGTGGGAACATGGAATTTTTCAATGCTAGATTCTATGGCTACTTCTAAAAAATTTTCATTAAATATAAGTGTATCTAAGAAAAAAATAAACTTTAAAACTACTTGCAGACTTCTTGAAACCCCAAATATAAAACGTGTAAAACAAGGAGAAAGAGCTGTATATACAATAGAAGCGAGGACAAGTGATAGTATAATAAGTGAACTTCCTCTTGAAATTCATTTCCCGATAAGTGCTGAATTTGAAAATAAAGCAGAATTGATAGATGAAAATGAATTTAAATTAAAGGACACAAAGACGGAAAGAATAGTAACACTAAATATGCACGTGAAAAATCAATTAGGGATTCTTATAATGGATATGACTTTTAATGATAGTGGAGTATATCCAATAACAATAACATACGGTGGTGCTCTTGTTGATACATGCCTTGTAACTGTTCTTCCAGTCGAATATGATCACATAGCATTCACGAGACAAAAAATAACTGATGAAGATGTAATAGAATCTCTTAGTACAGATCTGGATTATACCGCAATTTCATATGCAAAATATGTATATAAACAGTCAGGAAAAGAAGCAGAACTACCAAAACTTGATGATTATCAAGTCCGGTTTGGTGTATATAATGGTGATGAAAATGTATCAAATGATATATTTCTTGAAAATACTACGTGGTGTAGCAGTAGAGAAACACAAAAATTAGATGAATTTCGTGTTAAATTTCATTATAACGCAAAATATCCTGTTTATTTTGTCTGGACTATTGATTATATTGAAAGTCCTTTTTATGAAAATATAACTGTAGAATTTACTGAGCCTGAACTTTATGAAACAAAAAGCAATAAGTCATATAATCAAGCTCCAGCACTCTATGCAAAACCGCTTATAAATCATATAAAAGGAAAAAATTATTATGCTGAGGTAAATCTTCCGGCTAAGAAAAGTACAACTGTTGTAAGATGTCATAATTTTAATGAAGAAGCAGTTTTTAGAAGTTCCAAAAATATAGTATGTCAAGGACTGCAAGTGGAATGGGATTATGAAGTGAATCAGCAAGTCGAGATAGTTCTTGAAGTCCGGGTAAATACATTTAACGCGGGTACGGTGAAAGGATCAAGGAGTATAACACTTCCAGCTCCGGGTGTAGGACAAAATACGAGAACCAGAACAGAAGCAATTGGTGGGCAATGGGATCTTTACGGGCTTAGCCCTCATCATTTCCGGAGTGATACACTAAATTACTTATGGCTTGATGTGAAGTTAAATAATCCTACCACCACTGATGCTCATGTGAAGATAAGCAATATAAAACTCAGATTATTCTTGATGGATTACTTTGATTATGAGTATGGCTTTGAAATTGATGGAGAAAGAGCAGAGGACTATGGAATATTCTTTAAGAAAATGACATGGGATTGGGGAACACAAAACGACGTTAATTATTATCAAACTTCAGGAACAGACATGACAACAGCATACCGGAGTAATATTACTAAGAAAGAACTGACTTTAGATTTTAACATTGGAAATTGTGATCTTGAAGAGTCCGGAATACTTCTTGAAAAAGTTGTGAAACTTTTCACAAATAAAAGAACACTCTTTAATAAGCCAATTCCAAAACGTATAATTTTTGATCATCTACCCGAATATGAATTTTGGTTTGTACGTGAAGATGCAATGGAAGTTGAAGAAGAGTATGGAATGTATAATGTAACCTGTAAACTTGTAATTCCAGAAGGAACAGCAAGAAATAGAGCAATAAGTATAACAGGAACAACAGGAGCTAATACGGGAATTGCAAGAGTAACACCATCAATTGAAGGAATTGTGAATAAAAATGGAATTATCACAATAAATGAAGTGAACTCTGATCAAAGTATGATAATTAAAAATAAAGATGAAATTAAGGAAGGATATTTCTATAGAATAGAGTGTAGTACAAGAAAAGTATACTTAACACCTCCAAATTCAAATATTACAAAAGATATTACTGCATCTGTGCAATGGAACAGTCAGTGGTTTATTCTTGAAGATGAATATCAATTTAAATCTCCTGATAGTAATATTACGAGTATAAGGTTCAAGGAAAGACAGTAG